From the Ruania alkalisoli genome, one window contains:
- a CDS encoding sugar-binding domain-containing protein, translating to MPDHSRAPELTSDTEPIDRILDLAGRWECALDRDGVGELEQWFRRDLPGESTTITLPGSVQHQGLGDPVTVDTPWTGGIVDRSYFTDDVYAPYREPGNIAVPFWLQPQVYYQGAAWFQREIHVPEDWQDSRVELALERVHWESTVWVDDDRIGSERSLTTAHRFDLGVLSPGTHRLTIRVDNRAVVDVGPNAHSVSDHTQGNWNGVVGALTLTAQPEARISQVRVFPELATRSALVKVDITAGSRSAGTGRVEVTARCHRATGATGTTDVGPVTAEFEAEYGRDLSERGLTASGAHVDVHLPLGEDAATWDEFDPALYEVTVRLTTEIHGTESRDTVRTTFGLREMATDGTQVTINGRRTFIRGTLESCVFPLTGYPPTDVDSWREIVATVQAHGLNLLRFHSWCPPEAAFVAADEAGLYLQVEGPIWANQGAAIGEGRPVDAFLAEETRRILREYGNHPSFVMMAHGNEPGGRDVEHLAAWVAGWRAHDPRRLYTSGAGWPAIPENDFDNIPHPRAHRWGEGLQSRLNGRPPETESDYTEWVRDRPVISHEIGQWCAYPDFSEVERYTGLMQPRNFGIFADFLREAGMADQAEEFLHASGKLQALCYKEDIEAALRTEGFGGFHLLGLSDFPGQGTALVGVLNPFWESKGYCTAEEFSRFCGPTVPLARLPRRIWAADEQITFDVQVAHFGPAPLHAQVRWSLRADDGAPLLDGVVAEQEITVGNGTRLGPVVAPATGLTAPARVTLVVTIADSSGAVHENDWDLWVYPAVDVEPSGLVTTSDVQHAIDRATAGEDVLLELTPESIGNDIALGFTPVFWNTAWTKGQAPHTLGITHDPTHPVFGAFPSEGHTSWQWWEPLHGARAMLLDGLPGSLRPLVQPIDTWFEARRLGCLVEARLGEGRIVVSSLNLDPGADRLAARQLRASLLAYIGGPAFAPTETIDAGQLRSLLR from the coding sequence ATGCCTGACCACTCCCGCGCTCCCGAGCTCACCAGCGACACCGAACCCATCGATCGGATCCTCGATCTGGCCGGTCGATGGGAATGCGCCCTCGACCGCGACGGCGTCGGCGAGCTCGAGCAGTGGTTCCGTCGCGATCTTCCCGGCGAGTCCACAACGATCACCCTTCCCGGATCCGTCCAGCACCAGGGTCTCGGAGATCCCGTCACCGTCGACACCCCGTGGACCGGCGGCATCGTCGACCGCTCCTACTTCACGGACGACGTCTACGCCCCCTATCGCGAGCCTGGCAACATCGCCGTGCCGTTCTGGCTGCAGCCGCAGGTGTACTACCAGGGCGCAGCATGGTTCCAGCGTGAGATCCACGTGCCCGAGGACTGGCAGGACAGCCGGGTCGAGCTTGCGCTGGAACGCGTGCACTGGGAATCGACCGTCTGGGTCGACGACGACCGCATCGGTTCCGAACGAAGCCTGACGACGGCGCACCGGTTTGACCTGGGCGTGCTCTCCCCGGGCACCCACCGCCTCACGATCCGCGTCGACAACCGGGCCGTGGTCGACGTCGGCCCGAACGCGCACAGCGTTTCCGATCACACGCAGGGCAACTGGAACGGCGTTGTCGGGGCGCTGACCCTCACCGCCCAGCCCGAGGCGAGGATCAGCCAGGTGCGGGTGTTCCCCGAACTCGCCACTCGCTCCGCCCTGGTGAAGGTGGACATCACCGCAGGCAGCCGCAGTGCTGGCACCGGGCGCGTCGAGGTCACCGCGCGTTGTCACCGCGCCACCGGCGCCACCGGCACCACCGACGTCGGCCCGGTCACCGCCGAGTTCGAGGCCGAATATGGCCGCGACCTGAGCGAGCGCGGTCTGACCGCCAGCGGCGCGCACGTGGACGTCCACCTGCCGCTCGGTGAGGACGCAGCCACCTGGGACGAGTTCGACCCGGCGTTGTACGAGGTCACAGTGCGACTCACCACCGAGATCCACGGCACCGAAAGCCGCGACACGGTCCGCACCACCTTCGGGCTGCGGGAGATGGCGACCGACGGTACTCAGGTGACGATCAACGGCCGCCGGACCTTCATCCGCGGCACGCTCGAGTCTTGCGTCTTCCCGCTCACGGGCTACCCGCCCACCGACGTCGACTCGTGGCGCGAGATCGTCGCCACCGTGCAGGCGCACGGGCTCAACCTGCTGCGATTCCACTCCTGGTGCCCACCCGAGGCTGCCTTCGTCGCCGCCGACGAGGCAGGGCTCTACCTGCAGGTCGAGGGCCCGATCTGGGCGAACCAGGGCGCGGCCATCGGTGAGGGACGGCCCGTGGACGCCTTCCTGGCCGAGGAGACCCGGCGGATCCTGCGCGAGTACGGCAACCATCCCTCGTTCGTGATGATGGCGCACGGCAACGAGCCGGGCGGCCGTGACGTCGAGCACCTCGCCGCGTGGGTCGCCGGATGGCGCGCGCACGACCCGCGCCGTCTCTACACCTCCGGCGCGGGGTGGCCGGCGATTCCCGAGAACGACTTCGACAACATCCCCCACCCCCGAGCGCACCGCTGGGGCGAGGGGCTGCAGTCGCGCCTGAACGGCCGCCCACCGGAGACCGAGTCCGACTACACCGAATGGGTGCGTGATCGGCCCGTGATCAGTCACGAGATCGGGCAGTGGTGTGCCTACCCGGACTTCTCCGAGGTCGAGCGCTACACGGGCCTGATGCAGCCGAGGAACTTCGGCATCTTCGCCGACTTCCTGCGCGAGGCGGGGATGGCCGATCAGGCGGAGGAGTTCCTCCACGCCTCCGGCAAGCTGCAGGCGCTCTGCTACAAGGAGGACATCGAGGCGGCGCTGCGCACCGAGGGCTTCGGCGGCTTCCACCTGCTCGGACTGTCCGACTTCCCCGGCCAGGGCACTGCGCTGGTTGGGGTGCTCAACCCGTTCTGGGAGTCCAAGGGGTACTGCACCGCCGAGGAGTTCTCCCGCTTCTGCGGGCCGACCGTGCCGCTGGCACGCCTTCCCCGCCGCATCTGGGCCGCCGACGAGCAGATCACCTTCGATGTTCAGGTAGCCCACTTCGGTCCCGCTCCCCTGCATGCGCAGGTGCGCTGGAGCCTGCGAGCCGACGACGGCGCGCCCCTGCTGGACGGTGTCGTCGCCGAGCAGGAGATCACTGTGGGCAACGGCACCCGGCTGGGGCCGGTGGTCGCGCCGGCCACTGGCCTGACCGCGCCTGCCAGGGTCACGCTGGTGGTCACGATCGCGGACTCCTCCGGTGCCGTGCACGAGAACGACTGGGACCTGTGGGTCTACCCTGCTGTCGACGTCGAACCGTCCGGGCTGGTGACCACGTCCGATGTGCAGCACGCCATCGACCGGGCTACAGCGGGCGAGGATGTGCTGCTCGAACTCACCCCGGAGAGCATCGGCAACGACATCGCGCTCGGGTTCACCCCGGTGTTCTGGAATACGGCGTGGACGAAGGGGCAGGCTCCCCACACCCTCGGCATCACCCACGATCCGACGCACCCGGTGTTCGGCGCTTTCCCGAGCGAGGGCCACACGTCCTGGCAGTGGTGGGAGCCGCTGCACGGCGCTCGTGCGATGCTGCTCGACGGCTTGCCAGGCTCGCTGCGCCCGCTCGTGCAGCCGATCGACACGTGGTTCGAGGCGCGCCGCCTGGGCTGCCTGGTCGAGGCCCGGCTCGGCGAGGGCAGGATCGTTGTCAGCTCGCTCAACCTCGATCCGGGCGCCGACCGGCTCGCGGCCCGGCAACTGCGGGCCAGCCTCCTGGCCTACATCGGCGGGCCTGCGTTCGCGCCGACGGAGACCATCGACGCCGGTCAGCTCCGCAGTCTGCTGCGTTGA